In Helianthus annuus cultivar XRQ/B chromosome 8, HanXRQr2.0-SUNRISE, whole genome shotgun sequence, a single genomic region encodes these proteins:
- the LOC110884711 gene encoding hypersensitive-induced response protein-like protein 1 gives MGNLFCLVQVDQSTVAIKETFGKFDDVLEPGCHCVPWIFGSRLAGHLTLRVQQLDVKCETKTKDNVFVNVVASIQYRALTDKASDAFYKLSNTRAQIQAYVFDVIRASVPKLNLDDVFEQKNEIAKAVEEELEKAMSAYGFEIVQTLIVDIEPDEHVKRAMNEINAAARLRVAATEKAEAEKILQIKRAEGEAESKYLSGLGIARQRQAIVDGLRDSVLGFSVNVPGTTAKDVMDMVLVTQYFDTMKEIGAASKSSAVFIPHGPGAVRDVATQIRDGLLQGSAAAS, from the exons ATGGGGAACTTGTTCTGTTTGGTTCAAGTAGATCAATCTACTGTTGCTATAAAGGAGACTTTTGGGaagtttgatgatgttcttgagcCGGGCTGTCATTGCGTGCCTTGGATATTTGGAAGTCGGCTTGCTGGACATCTTACTCTCAGGGTTCAGCAGTTGGATGTCAAGTGTGAGACCAAAACAAAG GACAATGTTTTTGTCAATGTTGTAGCTTCGATTCAGTATCGTGCTCTGACTGATAAGGCGAGTGATGCGTTCTACAAACTCAGCAACACAAGGGCCCAAATCCAGGCCTATGTTTTTGATG TTATAAGAGCTAGTGTTCCAAAGCTTAATCTTGATGATGTGTTTGAGCAAAAAAATGAGATTGCCAAGGCTGTGGAAGAAGAACTTGAAAAG GCAATGTCTGCGTATGGTTTTGAGATTGTTCAGACTTTGATTGTTGATATCGAGCCCGATGAGCATGTGAAGAGAGCAATGAACGAGATCAATGCAG CTGCAAGGCTAAGGGTGGCGGCTACTGAGAAAGCCGAGGCTGAAAAAATTCTACAAATCAAGAGAGCTGAGGGTGAGGCTGAGTCGAAATACCTGTCTGGTTTGGGTATTGCGCGCCAACGACAAGCGATTGTGGATGGGTTAAGAGACAGTGTGTTGGGTTTCTCGGTCAATGTGCCTGGGACGACGGCTAAAGACGTGATGGACATGGTTCTAGTGACTCAGTATTTTGACACCATGAAGGAAATTGGGGCTGCATCCAAATCGTCTGCTGTGTTTATTCCTCATGGACCTGGTGCTGTTCGTGATGTGGCTACTCAGATACGTGATGGTCTTCTTCAAGGCAGTGCTGCTGCTAGTTGA